The following coding sequences are from one Streptomyces venezuelae window:
- a CDS encoding FHA domain-containing protein, with translation MPELVLELNGRTWTLDASRPYTLGRDPQGDISLDDARVSWRHATISWSGRSWIIEDHGSTNGTFVQGQRIHQMEIGPGTAVHLGNATDGPLVNVSGGAAAAAVSTPQHAQQHAPQQHQQEAPGWAAQAAQQQAPQQQAPYQPQQQGWQQQQQPPQQHQAPVHQQQPPQQQHQSHVPPQQGGPSEQYVQKTPGSGGVAGAPPVHGDRSPTTFHQLALGRKMRIGRALENELVVSDLQVSRHHAEFTATPDGRFEIHDLGSHNGTYVNGQPIAKSSTVTIGPNDIVGVGHSTFRIVGGQLEEFVDTGDVSFSARHLTVTVDGGKQILKDVSFGVPEKSLIAVIGPSGSGKSTLLKALTGYRPANQGDVLYDNRNLYKQFAELRQRIGLVPQDDILHKELTVKKALKYAAKLRFPADTTEAERESRIDEVLRELKLDIHKEKKVTSLSGGQRKRVSVALELLTKPSLIFLDEPTSGLDPGMDRDVMQLLRGLADDGRTVLVVTHSVAELAICDKLLVMAPGGSVAYFGPPEEALNFFGYSTWADVFSAFENYRDYDWAGRWKGSQHYQMYAADIDAVAAQSVQMPPPQAVRPPKPQGWGSQLWTLIRRYVSVIASDKGFMGLMVILPAVLGIVSVVIPADFGLAPPKPPVKFNGDAGTIMLILAVGMCFSGAANSVRELIKERVIYERERATGLSRSAYLMSKVIVLGVITALQGVIICGIGFAPRELPEEGLIMPPAAEICLTIIALGFTSMMFGLVISSLVKTSEKTMPLLVMFAIVQVVFTGVLFQIYGSPGLEQFAWLMPSRWAIAGAGATLDLAHLMPPWDPKKPNDLDPLWEHSAGQWGLNITILILLGVICGFAVARLLRRHEPEVMRK, from the coding sequence GTGCCGGAACTCGTACTGGAATTGAATGGCAGGACCTGGACGCTCGACGCGTCCAGGCCGTACACCCTCGGACGTGATCCGCAGGGGGATATCTCGCTCGACGACGCCAGGGTGTCCTGGCGTCATGCGACGATCAGCTGGAGCGGCCGTAGTTGGATCATCGAGGACCACGGCAGCACCAATGGCACCTTCGTGCAGGGCCAGCGGATCCACCAGATGGAAATCGGTCCGGGCACGGCCGTGCACCTCGGCAACGCGACCGACGGTCCGCTGGTGAACGTGTCCGGTGGCGCCGCGGCCGCGGCCGTCTCCACGCCGCAGCACGCTCAGCAGCACGCGCCCCAGCAGCACCAGCAGGAAGCACCCGGCTGGGCCGCTCAGGCAGCGCAGCAGCAGGCACCCCAGCAGCAGGCCCCGTACCAGCCGCAGCAGCAGGGCTGGCAGCAGCAACAGCAGCCGCCGCAGCAGCACCAGGCGCCGGTGCACCAGCAGCAGCCGCCTCAGCAGCAGCACCAGTCGCACGTGCCCCCGCAGCAGGGCGGCCCGTCCGAGCAGTACGTACAGAAAACTCCGGGTTCCGGCGGCGTCGCGGGGGCCCCGCCGGTCCACGGCGACCGCAGCCCGACGACGTTCCACCAGCTGGCCCTGGGCCGCAAGATGCGGATCGGCCGTGCGCTCGAGAACGAGCTGGTCGTCTCCGACCTGCAGGTCTCGCGCCACCACGCCGAGTTCACGGCGACGCCCGACGGCCGCTTCGAGATCCACGACCTCGGGTCCCACAACGGCACGTACGTCAACGGCCAGCCGATCGCGAAGTCCTCCACGGTCACCATCGGCCCGAACGACATCGTCGGCGTCGGCCACTCGACCTTCCGCATCGTCGGCGGACAGCTCGAGGAGTTCGTCGACACCGGTGACGTCTCCTTCTCGGCCCGCCACCTCACGGTCACGGTCGACGGCGGCAAGCAGATCCTCAAGGACGTCTCCTTCGGCGTCCCGGAGAAGTCGCTGATCGCGGTCATCGGCCCCTCGGGTTCCGGCAAGTCCACCCTGCTCAAGGCGCTCACCGGCTACCGGCCCGCCAACCAGGGCGACGTCCTGTACGACAACAGGAACCTCTACAAGCAGTTCGCCGAGCTGCGTCAGCGCATCGGTCTGGTCCCGCAGGACGACATCCTGCACAAGGAGCTGACCGTCAAGAAGGCCCTCAAGTACGCGGCCAAGCTGCGCTTCCCGGCCGACACCACGGAGGCCGAGCGCGAGTCCCGCATCGACGAGGTGCTGCGCGAGCTCAAGCTGGACATCCACAAGGAGAAGAAGGTCACCTCCCTCTCCGGCGGCCAGCGCAAGCGCGTGTCGGTGGCCCTGGAGCTCCTGACCAAGCCCTCGCTGATCTTCCTGGACGAGCCGACCTCCGGCCTCGACCCGGGCATGGACCGCGACGTCATGCAGCTCCTGCGCGGCCTCGCCGACGACGGCCGCACGGTCCTCGTCGTCACGCACTCGGTCGCCGAGCTGGCGATCTGCGACAAGCTCCTGGTGATGGCGCCCGGCGGTTCGGTGGCGTACTTCGGCCCGCCGGAGGAAGCCCTCAACTTCTTCGGCTACAGCACCTGGGCCGACGTCTTCTCCGCCTTCGAGAACTACCGCGACTACGACTGGGCGGGCCGCTGGAAGGGCTCGCAGCACTACCAGATGTACGCCGCGGACATCGACGCCGTCGCCGCGCAGTCCGTACAGATGCCGCCGCCGCAGGCGGTCAGGCCACCGAAACCGCAGGGCTGGGGGTCACAGCTGTGGACCCTGATCCGGCGCTACGTCTCCGTGATCGCCTCCGACAAGGGCTTCATGGGCCTGATGGTGATCCTGCCCGCGGTCCTCGGCATCGTCAGCGTCGTGATCCCGGCCGACTTCGGCCTCGCGCCACCGAAACCGCCGGTCAAGTTCAACGGGGACGCCGGCACCATCATGCTGATCCTCGCGGTCGGCATGTGCTTCTCCGGCGCGGCCAACTCCGTACGTGAGCTGATCAAGGAACGGGTCATCTACGAACGGGAACGGGCCACCGGCCTGTCCCGCTCGGCGTACCTGATGTCCAAGGTCATCGTCCTCGGCGTGATCACGGCCCTCCAGGGCGTCATCATCTGCGGCATCGGCTTCGCCCCCCGCGAGCTGCCGGAAGAGGGCCTCATCATGCCCCCGGCCGCGGAGATCTGCCTGACGATCATCGCGCTCGGCTTCACGTCGATGATGTTCGGCCTGGTCATCTCCTCGCTGGTGAAGACCTCCGAGAAGACCATGCCGCTCCTGGTCATGTTCGCGATCGTCCAGGTCGTGTTCACCGGCGTCCTCTTCCAGATCTACGGCTCGCCCGGCCTGGAGCAGTTCGCCTGGCTCATGCCGTCCCGCTGGGCCATCGCAGGCGCGGGCGCCACGCTCGACCTGGCGCACCTCATGCCGCCGTGGGACCCGAAGAAGCCGAACGACCTCGACCCGCTGTGGGAGCACTCCGCGGGCCAGTGGGGCCTCAACATCACGATCCTGATCCTGCTCGGCGTCATCTGCGGCTTCGCGGTCGCGCGCCTGCTGCGCCGCCACGAGCCGGAGGTCATGCGCAAGTGA
- a CDS encoding GAF domain-containing sensor histidine kinase: protein MSQGPRSGLTAVSSALLAMSRHLEVRDVLKTIVASARELLDAEYAALGVPDDHGGFAQFVVDGVSDDQWKAIGPLPRQHGILASMLQKGETVRLGDVREDPRFGGWPSAHPDMSDFLGVPIRSDDETLGALFLANKKCPKPQGMCGFTEDDAELLAILAQHAAIALTNARLYERSRELTIAEERSRLAHELHDAVSQKLFSLRLTAQAAAALVDRDPSRAKGELQQVAVLAAEAADELRAAVVELRPAALDEDGLVATLRTHTQVLHRAHSAEVTFESNGVRALPASQEEAMLRVAQEALHNALRHSGAEHVAVFLDKRGAGAALRVVDDGSGFDPRTVRRAGRHLGLVSMRDRASGVGGRLTVDSEPGKGTTIEMEVPGG from the coding sequence ATGAGCCAAGGACCCCGATCCGGCCTGACCGCGGTGAGCTCCGCGCTCCTCGCCATGAGCAGGCACCTCGAGGTGCGCGACGTCCTCAAGACGATCGTCGCCTCGGCCCGCGAGCTGCTCGACGCCGAGTACGCCGCGCTCGGGGTCCCGGACGACCACGGCGGCTTCGCCCAGTTCGTCGTCGACGGGGTCAGCGACGACCAGTGGAAGGCCATCGGCCCGCTGCCCCGGCAGCACGGCATCCTCGCCTCGATGCTGCAGAAGGGCGAGACCGTCCGCCTCGGCGACGTGCGCGAGGACCCGCGCTTCGGCGGCTGGCCCTCCGCCCACCCGGACATGTCCGACTTTCTGGGCGTGCCCATCCGCTCCGACGACGAGACACTCGGCGCGCTCTTCCTCGCCAACAAGAAGTGCCCCAAGCCCCAGGGCATGTGCGGCTTCACCGAGGACGACGCCGAGCTCCTCGCCATCCTCGCCCAGCACGCCGCCATCGCCCTCACCAACGCCCGCCTGTACGAGCGCAGCCGCGAGCTGACCATCGCCGAGGAACGCTCCCGCCTCGCCCACGAACTGCACGACGCGGTCAGCCAGAAACTCTTCTCGCTGCGCCTGACGGCCCAGGCCGCCGCGGCCCTCGTGGACCGCGACCCGTCCCGCGCCAAGGGCGAACTGCAACAGGTCGCGGTGCTCGCGGCCGAAGCCGCCGACGAACTGCGCGCCGCCGTCGTCGAGCTGCGCCCCGCGGCCCTCGACGAGGACGGCCTGGTGGCCACCTTGCGCACCCACACCCAGGTGCTGCACCGCGCGCACTCCGCCGAGGTCACCTTCGAGAGCAACGGGGTGCGCGCCCTGCCCGCCTCCCAGGAAGAAGCCATGCTGCGGGTCGCCCAGGAGGCCCTGCACAACGCTCTGCGCCACTCCGGCGCCGAGCACGTCGCCGTGTTCCTGGACAAGCGCGGCGCCGGCGCCGCGCTGCGCGTCGTCGACGACGGCTCGGGCTTCGACCCGAGGACGGTGCGGAGGGCAGGGCGCCACCTCGGTCTGGTCTCCATGCGGGACCGGGCGAGCGGGGTCGGCGGACGGCTGACCGTGGATTCGGAGCCCGGCAAGGGCACAACGATCGAGATGGAGGTCCCCGGTGGCTGA
- a CDS encoding SGM_5486 family transporter-associated protein gives MPVLDPNPQNGQKKLLIVLGSMLAITVIIGIIASIASP, from the coding sequence ATGCCCGTCCTTGACCCGAACCCCCAGAACGGCCAGAAGAAGCTGCTCATCGTGCTCGGCTCGATGCTGGCCATCACCGTGATCATCGGCATCATCGCGTCGATCGCCTCGCCGTGA
- the serB gene encoding phosphoserine phosphatase SerB: MSASQPPQPADIPTLLVKIFGKDRPGITAGLFDTLAAYSVDVVDIEQVVTRGRIVLCALVTEPPAGLEGDLRATVHSWAESMKMQAEIISGIGDNRPRGLGRSLVTVLGHPLTSESTAAIAASITATGGNIDRIFRLAKYPVTAVEFAVSGTETEPLRTALAIEAARLGVDVAVVAAGLHRRAQRLVVMDVDSTLIQDEVIELFAAHAGCEAEVAEVTAAAMRGELDFEQSLHARVALLAGLDASVVDKVRSEVRLTPGARTLIRTLKRLGYQVGVVSGGFTQVTDDLKERLGLDFAQANTLEIVDGKLTGKVTGEIVDRAGKARLLRRFATEAGVPLEQTVAIGDGANDLDMLNAAGLGVAFNAKPVVREAAHTAVNVPFLDTVLYLLGITREEVEAADTHTD; this comes from the coding sequence ATGAGTGCTTCGCAGCCCCCTCAGCCCGCCGACATCCCGACGCTCCTCGTCAAGATCTTCGGCAAGGACCGCCCCGGCATCACCGCCGGGCTCTTCGACACCCTCGCCGCCTACTCCGTCGACGTCGTCGACATCGAGCAGGTCGTCACCCGCGGCCGGATCGTGCTGTGCGCGCTCGTGACCGAGCCGCCCGCCGGCCTGGAGGGTGATCTGCGCGCCACCGTCCACAGCTGGGCGGAGTCCATGAAGATGCAGGCCGAGATCATCTCGGGCATCGGCGACAACAGGCCGCGAGGCCTCGGCCGTTCGCTGGTGACCGTCCTCGGCCACCCGCTGACCTCCGAGTCGACGGCCGCGATCGCCGCGAGCATCACCGCCACCGGCGGCAACATCGACCGTATCTTCCGGCTCGCCAAGTACCCCGTCACCGCGGTCGAGTTCGCGGTGTCCGGCACCGAGACGGAGCCGCTGCGCACCGCCCTCGCCATAGAGGCCGCGCGGCTCGGCGTGGACGTCGCGGTCGTGGCGGCGGGCCTGCACCGCCGCGCCCAGCGCCTGGTCGTGATGGACGTCGACTCGACGCTCATCCAGGACGAGGTCATCGAACTCTTCGCCGCGCACGCCGGATGCGAGGCCGAGGTCGCCGAGGTGACGGCGGCTGCGATGCGCGGGGAGCTGGACTTCGAGCAGTCGCTGCACGCCCGCGTCGCGCTCCTCGCGGGTCTCGACGCCTCGGTCGTGGACAAGGTCCGCTCCGAGGTCCGGCTCACGCCGGGCGCCCGCACCCTGATCCGCACCCTCAAGCGCCTCGGCTACCAAGTGGGCGTCGTCTCGGGCGGTTTCACCCAGGTCACCGACGACCTGAAGGAACGTCTCGGCCTCGACTTCGCCCAGGCCAACACCCTGGAGATCGTCGACGGCAAGCTGACCGGCAAGGTGACCGGCGAGATCGTCGACCGCGCGGGCAAGGCCCGGCTGCTGCGCCGCTTCGCCACGGAGGCCGGTGTCCCGCTGGAGCAGACCGTCGCGATCGGCGACGGCGCGAACGACCTGGACATGCTGAACGCGGCGGGCCTCGGCGTCGCCTTCAACGCCAAGCCCGTGGTCCGCGAGGCGGCGCACACCGCGGTGAACGTCCCCTTCCTGGACACCGTCCTCTACCTCCTCGGCATCACCCGCGAAGAGGTCGAGGCGGCGGACACTCACACCGACTGA
- a CDS encoding FadR/GntR family transcriptional regulator: MPLTTPRRSALSEQVISELRNQISSGEWPVGSRIPTEPELVDQLGVARNTVREAVRALAHNGLLDIRQGSGTYVVATSELAGVMQRRFADADPRHIAELRSTLESSAAKLAAERRTERDLKQLDALLVRREEVWASGDAEAFVTADATFHMAVVAASHNDVMTALYADLGEVLRDWLREDIGGELTPEAHMDHARLVDAIRAGDAEAAATEAAGYPFMCRPDRFTADS, encoded by the coding sequence ATGCCGCTGACCACCCCTCGCCGTTCGGCGCTCTCCGAACAGGTCATCTCCGAGCTGCGCAACCAGATCTCGTCGGGCGAGTGGCCGGTCGGTTCCCGCATTCCCACCGAGCCCGAGCTGGTCGACCAGCTGGGCGTGGCCAGGAACACGGTCAGGGAGGCCGTACGCGCCCTCGCGCACAACGGCCTGCTCGACATCCGGCAGGGCTCGGGGACGTACGTGGTCGCGACGAGCGAGCTCGCGGGCGTGATGCAGCGCAGGTTCGCCGACGCGGATCCGCGGCACATCGCGGAGCTGCGCAGCACGCTGGAGTCCAGTGCGGCGAAGCTCGCCGCCGAGCGCCGCACGGAGCGGGACCTCAAGCAGTTGGACGCGCTGCTCGTGCGCCGCGAGGAGGTGTGGGCATCCGGGGACGCGGAGGCGTTCGTGACGGCCGACGCGACGTTTCACATGGCCGTCGTCGCCGCGTCGCACAACGACGTCATGACGGCGCTCTACGCGGACCTCGGCGAGGTGCTGCGGGACTGGCTGCGCGAGGACATCGGCGGGGAGCTGACGCCCGAGGCGCACATGGACCACGCTCGGCTGGTCGACGCGATCCGCGCGGGCGACGCGGAGGCCGCCGCCACGGAGGCCGCGGGCTACCCGTTCATGTGCCGCCCGGACCGCTTCACGGCCGACAGCTGA
- a CDS encoding CynX/NimT family MFS transporter has product MASEKTETMTPTAQPSALTDSAEKQAPTRAWATRLVIVGIVLAALNLRPAITSLGALLEEVRDGLGMSGTLAGLLTSVPPLCFAVFGVMAPRLAKRFGPSAVVCVGMAAIAAGLMIRPFIGGTAGFLAATALALAGIAVSNVLMPVIVKRWFPDRVGSMTGLYSMALALGTSLAAALTVPVTDGLGGRWQTGLAVWALLAVVAVIPWIPLVRDRGQTAAAVPEHVSAAVRREDDGLRITSSRTAWALAVFFGLQATAAYITMGWMPQIFRDAGVPAGEAGVLLAVTMAMGVPLAFVIPRVATRLTNQGPVVIVLGACGLAGYAGLYLAPAGGAWAWALLLGISNCAFPLALTMVGMRAKSSVGVAKLSAFAQSTGYLISIPGPLLVGVLYQHSGGWGLPLALMAGLMVPQIVVGTLAGRNRTVEDEVAASRGAAA; this is encoded by the coding sequence ATGGCTAGCGAGAAGACCGAGACGATGACCCCGACGGCACAGCCCTCCGCACTGACCGACAGCGCGGAGAAACAGGCCCCCACGCGCGCGTGGGCCACGCGCCTCGTCATCGTCGGCATCGTCCTCGCCGCCCTGAACCTCCGCCCGGCCATCACCAGCCTCGGCGCCCTCCTCGAAGAGGTCCGCGACGGCCTCGGCATGAGCGGCACCCTCGCGGGACTGCTCACCTCCGTGCCGCCGCTCTGCTTCGCGGTCTTCGGTGTGATGGCACCCCGCCTGGCCAAGCGCTTCGGCCCCAGCGCGGTCGTCTGCGTCGGCATGGCCGCCATCGCCGCCGGCCTGATGATCCGGCCCTTCATCGGCGGCACCGCGGGCTTCCTCGCCGCCACGGCCCTCGCCCTCGCGGGCATCGCCGTCAGCAACGTCCTGATGCCCGTCATCGTCAAGCGCTGGTTCCCCGACCGCGTCGGCTCCATGACCGGCCTGTACTCGATGGCGCTGGCCCTCGGCACCTCCCTCGCGGCGGCCCTCACCGTGCCCGTCACCGACGGCCTCGGCGGACGCTGGCAGACCGGACTCGCCGTGTGGGCGTTGCTCGCCGTCGTCGCCGTCATCCCCTGGATCCCGCTCGTCCGCGACCGCGGCCAGACCGCGGCCGCCGTGCCCGAGCACGTCAGCGCCGCCGTACGGCGCGAGGACGACGGGCTGCGCATCACCTCCAGCCGCACCGCGTGGGCACTCGCCGTCTTCTTCGGCCTCCAGGCCACCGCCGCGTACATCACGATGGGCTGGATGCCGCAGATCTTCCGCGACGCGGGCGTCCCCGCGGGCGAGGCGGGCGTCCTGCTCGCCGTCACGATGGCCATGGGCGTGCCCCTGGCGTTCGTCATCCCGCGGGTCGCCACACGCCTCACCAACCAGGGCCCGGTCGTGATCGTCCTCGGTGCGTGCGGTCTCGCTGGTTACGCGGGCCTCTACCTCGCCCCCGCGGGCGGCGCCTGGGCCTGGGCCCTGCTGCTCGGCATCTCCAACTGCGCCTTCCCGCTCGCCCTCACCATGGTCGGCATGCGCGCCAAGAGCAGCGTGGGCGTGGCCAAGCTGTCCGCCTTCGCGCAGAGCACCGGGTACCTGATCTCGATCCCGGGCCCGCTCCTCGTGGGCGTGCTCTACCAGCACAGCGGCGGCTGGGGGCTGCCCCTGGCGCTCATGGCCGGCCTCATGGTGCCGCAGATCGTCGTCGGCACCCTCGCGGGCCGCAACCGCACGGTCGAGGACGAGGTGGCGGCGTCGAGGGGCGCGGCGGCCTGA
- a CDS encoding SixA phosphatase family protein → MSVAEPRRIVLFRHAKADWPQVSDHERPLAERGRRDAPVAGRKLADSGIAFDLALCSTATRTRETWKLAVQELPQRPKTVYEDRVYEASPGELIAVLNETPDDVQNLVLIGHNPGIQGLTDVLAGSTEGDARERLNRRGFPTAAFAVLTYSGSWKALEPGVATLVDYWAPSE, encoded by the coding sequence ATGAGCGTCGCAGAACCCCGCAGGATTGTCCTCTTCCGGCATGCGAAGGCCGACTGGCCGCAGGTTTCCGACCACGAGAGGCCGCTCGCCGAGCGCGGACGCCGGGACGCACCCGTCGCCGGGCGCAAGCTGGCCGACAGCGGCATCGCCTTCGACCTGGCCCTCTGCTCGACCGCCACCCGGACCCGTGAGACCTGGAAGCTCGCCGTCCAGGAACTCCCGCAGCGGCCGAAGACCGTCTACGAGGATCGGGTGTACGAAGCCTCTCCCGGTGAGCTGATCGCCGTGCTCAACGAAACCCCGGACGACGTGCAGAACCTCGTCCTGATCGGCCACAACCCCGGCATCCAGGGTCTTACCGACGTCCTCGCCGGGAGCACCGAGGGTGACGCCAGGGAACGGCTCAACCGCAGGGGCTTCCCGACCGCGGCCTTCGCCGTCCTGACGTACTCCGGTTCGTGGAAGGCGCTGGAGCCCGGCGTGGCCACGCTCGTCGACTACTGGGCGCCGTCCGAGTAG
- a CDS encoding transglycosylase SLT domain-containing protein: MSKHSLPGHSRSTVTKSQKLSIAGVATLGAAALAFSLVPGNSEATTQAAGDVSPVAFAAGTNAQQAVHASVSKQQSNADKQAKDAAEKAAAEKKKADEAKKRADEAAAKKRAEDERKAKEAASRAAARKPVYANNLDGWIRQSLDIMKSKGIPGTYEGLHRNIIRESSGNPNAVNGWDINAINGTPSIGLLQVIKPTFDAYHVEGTSTNIYDPVANITAAANYAADRYGSMDNVNGAY; the protein is encoded by the coding sequence ATGTCCAAGCACAGCCTTCCTGGTCATAGTCGCTCGACCGTGACCAAGAGCCAGAAGCTCTCGATCGCCGGTGTCGCCACGCTCGGCGCCGCCGCCCTCGCGTTCTCCCTCGTGCCGGGCAACTCCGAGGCCACCACCCAGGCCGCCGGCGACGTCTCCCCCGTCGCCTTCGCCGCGGGCACCAACGCGCAGCAGGCCGTCCACGCCAGCGTCTCGAAGCAGCAGTCCAACGCCGACAAGCAGGCCAAGGACGCCGCCGAGAAGGCCGCCGCCGAGAAGAAGAAGGCCGACGAGGCCAAGAAGCGCGCCGACGAGGCCGCCGCGAAGAAGCGGGCCGAGGACGAGCGCAAGGCCAAGGAGGCCGCCAGCCGGGCCGCCGCCCGCAAGCCGGTCTACGCCAACAACCTCGACGGCTGGATCCGCCAGTCCCTCGACATCATGAAGTCCAAGGGCATCCCCGGCACCTACGAGGGCCTGCACCGCAACATCATCCGTGAGTCCTCGGGCAACCCGAACGCCGTGAACGGCTGGGACATCAACGCGATCAACGGCACCCCGTCGATCGGCCTGCTCCAGGTCATCAAGCCGACGTTCGACGCCTATCACGTCGAGGGCACCTCGACGAACATCTACGACCCGGTCGCCAACATCACGGCCGCGGCCAACTACGCCGCCGACCGGTACGGCTCGATGGACAACGTGAACGGCGCCTACTGA
- a CDS encoding streptophobe family protein, with translation MQAEERNGESRGVRWGDVLLSAIAAVSWALVGMAGTAALALHLLGADAVAALGPLTAATVALGAGGSVTPSGDVSAFGLDDAEATTTVDIAPLGVGLVGALLLAHFFLRSLRGAGVVISPAELVARAGAVIVLFLGMLAGLAWVGHDLVTIDGEQLGIDKGIEKGIDELPGGIGDKLPGGIGDIGGLLPGRLGDLVDAKASVGFTVDTGPTLLGGAVWVTGVLLIALLASRRTPLPRAADGLHRVVRPAVSALVTVALTAVAAGFAAAAYAMIGDDHPKRIAGAALLGAPNGVWLGLPVGLFVPWDGRATGALTRFLPDPVDDLLTGPSDQALTLGRLAELDGRVWLLGVAAAMAMLFAGVLTAVRTPRARDTLSAAGFAGRCGVRLAVVTALGLPLLVWLTEVSADASLSVFGFDAFDAGIEVHGRVGMAALLGAAWGFGAGLAGAGLALLTGAAGGRAAPLALASGAGGLPGGRGSAAVPAGAGAYVVGDSGAGPYAPRNPEAGPYGPGDSGAGPYAPRAPYRPPNPDTNPYLRTDSRAAGAARSGGPPGAGRPPESPHEAPLPSGSDRDVSGAPTVRGPVVPPPPPSRRRSRSADWPPPPPPPPPPPKTPRRPD, from the coding sequence ATGCAGGCCGAGGAACGGAACGGCGAGAGCCGGGGCGTGCGGTGGGGCGATGTGCTGCTCTCCGCGATCGCCGCGGTCAGTTGGGCGCTGGTGGGCATGGCGGGGACGGCCGCGCTCGCCCTGCATCTGCTCGGCGCGGACGCGGTGGCCGCGCTCGGGCCGCTGACGGCGGCCACCGTCGCACTGGGCGCGGGAGGTTCGGTCACGCCGTCCGGCGACGTCTCCGCCTTCGGTCTGGACGACGCCGAGGCGACCACGACAGTCGATATTGCGCCACTCGGTGTGGGTTTGGTCGGAGCGCTCCTGCTCGCCCACTTCTTCTTGCGTTCGCTGCGTGGGGCGGGGGTCGTGATCTCTCCCGCCGAACTCGTCGCGCGTGCGGGTGCGGTGATCGTCCTCTTCCTCGGGATGCTCGCGGGGCTCGCCTGGGTCGGTCACGACCTCGTCACGATCGACGGCGAGCAGCTCGGGATCGACAAGGGAATCGAGAAGGGCATCGACGAGCTGCCGGGCGGTATCGGCGACAAGCTGCCCGGTGGAATCGGCGACATCGGTGGACTGCTCCCCGGCCGGCTCGGGGATCTCGTGGACGCGAAGGCGTCGGTCGGGTTCACGGTCGACACGGGGCCGACGCTGCTCGGCGGCGCGGTCTGGGTGACCGGCGTCCTCCTCATCGCCCTCCTCGCCTCGCGCCGCACGCCGTTGCCGCGCGCTGCGGACGGCCTGCACCGGGTGGTGCGTCCTGCCGTGTCCGCGCTGGTCACGGTGGCGCTGACGGCGGTCGCCGCGGGGTTCGCCGCGGCGGCGTACGCGATGATCGGCGACGACCATCCGAAGCGGATCGCGGGCGCGGCGCTGCTCGGGGCGCCGAACGGGGTGTGGCTCGGGCTGCCGGTCGGCCTCTTCGTCCCGTGGGACGGCAGGGCGACGGGCGCGCTCACACGCTTCCTGCCGGACCCGGTGGACGACCTCCTGACGGGTCCCTCCGACCAGGCCCTGACCCTCGGCCGACTCGCCGAACTCGACGGCAGGGTATGGCTGTTGGGGGTCGCGGCGGCCATGGCGATGCTTTTCGCGGGCGTGCTGACGGCGGTACGCACTCCACGCGCCCGGGACACGTTGTCCGCGGCGGGGTTCGCGGGGCGGTGCGGGGTACGCCTCGCGGTCGTGACCGCGCTGGGCCTGCCGCTCCTGGTGTGGCTGACGGAGGTCTCGGCGGACGCCTCGCTCTCCGTGTTCGGCTTCGACGCGTTCGACGCGGGGATCGAGGTGCACGGACGGGTGGGGATGGCGGCGCTGCTGGGTGCGGCGTGGGGGTTCGGGGCGGGGCTGGCGGGGGCGGGGCTCGCGTTGCTCACGGGGGCGGCGGGTGGCCGGGCGGCACCCTTGGCCCTCGCCTCCGGCGCGGGGGGTCTACCCGGGGGTCGGGGTTCCGCTGCCGTGCCTGCGGGGGCGGGGGCGTATGTGGTTGGGGATTCCGGGGCGGGGCCGTATGCGCCTCGGAATCCGGAGGCGGGGCCGTACGGGCCCGGCGATTCGGGGGCGGGACCGTACGCGCCCAGGGCGCCGTACCGGCCGCCGAACCCGGATACGAACCCGTACTTGCGCACGGATTCGAGGGCCGCGGGGGCGGCGAGGTCTGGTGGGCCACCGGGGGCTGGGCGCCCGCCGGAGTCCCCTCATGAGGCGCCGCTCCCTTCGGGCTCCGACCGGGACGTCTCCGGCGCCCCCACCGTCCGGGGTCCGGTGGTCCCTCCTCCCCCACCATCCCGACGCCGCTCCCGCTCCGCAGACTGGCCACCCCCGCCTCCACCTCCGCCACCACCCCCTAAGACCCCGCGGAGGCCCGACTGA